The Candidatus Limnocylindrales bacterium genome has a segment encoding these proteins:
- a CDS encoding aldo/keto reductase — protein sequence MKYKILGNTGVKVSSLCFGTMSFGTDADKEASAAMFHRCREVGINFFDCANVYGKGRAEEILGELISGCRDEVIITTKVYAPMGSDINSGGTSRRHIMAAIEASLKRLKTDYVDLYFLHHFDTSVALEESLRALDDLVSQGKVLYTGASNFAAWQVAKALGISAKEGWVQFKCIQPMYNLVKRQAEVEILPMAQSENIGVISYSPLGGGLLTGKYTSRPQPDAHGTSPKSRFFESKMYQNRYGEDWMYEVAQKFVHFAKERGFNPAGLAVAWVASHPAITAPILGARNVTQLEDSLKALEINMTPELRAEISALSPEPPPATDRSEERKR from the coding sequence ATGAAATATAAAATCCTGGGTAATACCGGCGTCAAGGTTTCCAGCCTGTGTTTTGGAACCATGTCTTTCGGGACCGATGCCGACAAGGAAGCATCGGCAGCCATGTTCCATCGTTGTCGGGAAGTAGGAATCAATTTCTTTGATTGTGCCAATGTTTATGGAAAAGGACGTGCTGAAGAGATTTTAGGGGAGCTTATTTCGGGTTGTCGGGATGAAGTGATTATTACGACCAAGGTTTATGCCCCCATGGGTTCTGATATTAACAGTGGAGGTACTTCTCGACGTCATATCATGGCGGCGATTGAGGCCAGTTTGAAACGGCTCAAGACAGATTACGTGGATCTTTATTTTCTGCATCATTTTGATACTTCAGTAGCTTTGGAAGAATCCTTACGGGCCCTGGATGATTTGGTTTCTCAAGGGAAAGTTCTTTACACTGGAGCCAGCAACTTTGCGGCCTGGCAAGTTGCCAAAGCGTTGGGCATATCTGCCAAAGAAGGTTGGGTTCAGTTTAAGTGTATTCAACCCATGTACAATCTGGTCAAGCGTCAGGCCGAGGTGGAGATCTTACCCATGGCCCAGTCCGAGAACATCGGGGTTATTTCCTATAGTCCTTTGGGAGGTGGTCTGTTGACCGGAAAATATACCTCTCGACCTCAACCCGATGCCCATGGAACTTCCCCTAAGAGTCGCTTCTTTGAAAGTAAAATGTATCAGAACCGTTACGGTGAGGATTGGATGTATGAAGTGGCTCAGAAGTTTGTCCATTTTGCCAAAGAGCGAGGTTTCAATCCGGCCGGACTTGCCGTAGCCTGGGTTGCCAGTCATCCGGCAATTACGGCTCCCATTCTGGGTGCACGGAACGTTACCCAGTTGGAAGATTCTCTCAAGGCTCTGGAAATCAACATGACGCCGGAGCTTCGTGCAGAGATCTCGGCCCTATCTCCAGAACCTCCACCGGCTACGGATCGGAGTGAGGAGCGGAAAAGGTGA
- a CDS encoding thermonuclease family protein has product MLYAQFNHKNPKGSKFLTAYGSKPKTPCSKGDDGNPPESRFWLIPTDPLTCLKICSKRIYYLVSILGIIGFTSCLSFAQPPPPPFYDEIQVPVMVITDGDTFVMNIGNKSFIVEPIGVDAPETNPLQCYGMEAQSRAMQLLTAKMVKLEADPALGKGLINGRLLRYIWVDGKLFNYLMIREGFAKTFNYETSYNYQIYFFEAEQAARQEKRGIWRACKGR; this is encoded by the coding sequence ATGTTATATGCTCAGTTTAATCATAAAAATCCCAAAGGATCGAAATTCCTTACTGCTTATGGATCTAAACCGAAAACCCCCTGTTCTAAGGGTGATGATGGAAATCCACCGGAAAGTCGTTTCTGGCTGATACCGACCGACCCATTGACCTGCCTGAAGATTTGTTCGAAGAGGATCTATTACCTGGTAAGTATTCTTGGGATTATCGGCTTTACCTCCTGTCTTTCCTTTGCCCAACCTCCACCGCCTCCTTTCTACGACGAAATCCAGGTCCCTGTGATGGTTATTACCGATGGAGATACCTTTGTGATGAACATCGGTAATAAGTCCTTTATTGTCGAACCTATCGGTGTTGATGCCCCTGAGACCAATCCTTTACAGTGTTACGGGATGGAAGCCCAAAGTCGAGCCATGCAGCTTTTAACGGCTAAGATGGTAAAACTCGAAGCAGATCCTGCCCTGGGGAAGGGCCTTATAAATGGTCGATTACTACGATATATTTGGGTGGATGGCAAGCTCTTCAACTACCTCATGATCCGGGAGGGTTTTGCTAAAACCTTCAACTACGAGACCTCGTATAATTATCAGATATACTTCTTCGAAGCCGAGCAGGCAGCCAGACAAGAGAAGAGGGGGATTTGGAGGGCCTGTAAAGGAAGATAA
- a CDS encoding enolase C-terminal domain-like protein — MSKINRVEIHEFTYEAPNIGLDASGFNLVYQPNGRQKLSKYAIVIQTEDGVRGEYVALWVANRISLGQTLTLAPHLIGRDAMHREQIYDDFKRALRQYDHMGHGPIDICLWDLAGKKFGASITTLLGGWRKRLPTYASTLHGDRNGGLSSPEAYADFAEQCYEMGYRAFKIHGWGEGNVAEEVATIRTVGKRVGDRMKLMVDPACELRTFADALAVGRACDEAGFFWYEDPFRDTGVSAYAHRKLRQMIKTPLLETEHVRGLEPKADFLIAEATDFLRVDPEYDMGITGAMKIAHLAEAFGVDVEVHAAGPAHRHCMAAIRNTNFYELALVGPKCGNPLPPVYACDYTDELDGVGKDGCFPVPEGPGLGVTYDWDWIAAHRTALHVFE, encoded by the coding sequence GTGAGCAAAATCAATCGCGTTGAAATCCATGAATTTACTTACGAGGCCCCCAACATAGGTTTGGATGCCAGTGGTTTCAATTTAGTCTATCAACCCAATGGACGACAAAAGTTAAGTAAGTATGCCATCGTTATCCAGACGGAGGATGGAGTTCGGGGTGAATATGTGGCCCTTTGGGTGGCAAACCGCATATCCTTAGGACAAACCCTTACGCTGGCTCCCCATTTAATCGGGCGGGATGCCATGCATCGGGAACAAATCTACGATGATTTTAAGCGAGCCCTTCGGCAGTATGATCATATGGGGCATGGACCCATAGACATCTGTCTTTGGGACCTGGCCGGTAAGAAATTCGGTGCTTCCATCACAACCCTGCTGGGGGGTTGGCGTAAACGCCTGCCGACCTATGCCAGTACCCTGCATGGTGACCGAAATGGTGGGTTGTCTTCTCCGGAAGCTTATGCGGACTTTGCAGAGCAATGTTATGAAATGGGCTATCGGGCCTTCAAGATTCACGGATGGGGCGAAGGCAACGTGGCGGAGGAAGTAGCAACCATCCGGACCGTAGGAAAGCGGGTGGGGGACCGTATGAAACTCATGGTTGATCCGGCCTGTGAATTGCGAACCTTTGCAGATGCTCTGGCAGTGGGTCGTGCCTGTGATGAAGCCGGTTTCTTTTGGTACGAGGATCCGTTCCGGGATACCGGAGTCTCCGCTTACGCCCATCGTAAGCTCCGTCAAATGATCAAAACGCCTCTCCTGGAGACCGAACATGTCCGTGGCCTTGAACCGAAAGCGGATTTCTTAATCGCGGAAGCAACCGACTTTCTCCGTGTTGATCCGGAATATGATATGGGTATCACAGGGGCTATGAAAATTGCCCATCTGGCCGAAGCTTTCGGTGTCGACGTAGAGGTCCACGCAGCCGGTCCGGCCCACCGCCATTGCATGGCTGCTATCCGAAATACGAATTTTTACGAACTGGCCCTGGTTGGCCCCAAATGCGGTAATCCCTTACCCCCGGTCTACGCCTGTGATTACACCGATGAACTGGATGGGGTTGGTAAAGATGGTTGTTTCCCGGTACCGGAAGGGCCTGGTTTGGGAGTTACTTACGATTGGGATTGGATCGCAGCCCACCGAACCGCTTTACATGTTTTTGAGTAA
- a CDS encoding LUD domain-containing protein has product MTSKQTILQAIKKSLPPEVPLPDLQGLGVCYENPEAQFAEILKAVGGSFFRVKDIEALNRELKNLKFYQNARKIVSLLPGVGEPTVDLESVEDPHHLEDVEVAILKGEFAVAENGAVWVTDRGLRHRAIYFITQHLILVVEAHQLVHNMHQAYERLAFINPGYGAFISGPSKTADIEQALVIGAHGPRSCTVFLVG; this is encoded by the coding sequence ATGACCAGTAAACAAACCATTCTACAGGCCATCAAAAAATCTTTACCCCCTGAGGTTCCTTTGCCAGATCTTCAGGGTCTCGGAGTTTGTTATGAAAACCCGGAAGCCCAGTTTGCCGAAATCCTGAAGGCAGTTGGCGGCTCTTTTTTTCGAGTGAAAGATATAGAAGCCCTGAATCGAGAATTAAAAAATCTAAAATTTTATCAGAACGCGCGCAAAATAGTCTCTCTCCTACCCGGGGTAGGCGAACCCACCGTAGATCTCGAATCTGTAGAAGATCCGCATCATCTCGAAGATGTAGAAGTAGCCATTCTAAAAGGGGAATTTGCCGTAGCCGAAAATGGGGCAGTTTGGGTGACAGATCGAGGACTCCGCCACCGGGCCATTTATTTTATTACCCAACACCTGATCCTGGTGGTGGAAGCCCATCAACTCGTCCACAACATGCATCAAGCCTACGAGCGTTTGGCCTTTATAAATCCAGGATATGGAGCTTTTATCTCCGGACCTTCTAAAACCGCAGATATTGAACAGGCTCTGGTCATCGGCGCCCACGGGCCAAGATCCTGTACCGTGTTCCTGGTAGGATAA
- a CDS encoding lactate utilization protein B: MDHSTRAAQFIRNEARVHWHDQALWYVRVKRDKMAQSVPEWENLREIAAQIKAHTMSRLPDYLEMFEENATRLGAKVHWAVDAREHNETVYQILKNHGVQRVVKSKSMLTEECHLNPFLEARGIEVVDTDLGERIVQLAQEPPSHIVLPAIHKKKEEIGELFHRYLHTEKGASDPTYLTESARGHLREKFLKADAGITGVNFAIAETGGLVICTNEGNADMGTSLPPLHIACMGFEKLIPRARDLGVFLRLLARSATGQPITTYSAHFHGPRPGGELHIVIVDNGRSQILQKPEFRRTLSCIRCGACMNTCPVYRRSGGHSYDSVVPGPIGSILSPAQDPQRYYSLPFASSLCGSCTDVCPVKIDLHHQLLAWRKELVLQGLIPFSKRLTMKVVGWVFQNTWAYEGTGRLVRWIVPKLPRSVLYNRWNVWGKQRELPPFPKESFREMYRKRKVQGSEARNRK; this comes from the coding sequence ATGGATCATTCAACAAGAGCGGCTCAATTTATCCGTAATGAGGCCAGGGTCCACTGGCATGATCAGGCACTCTGGTATGTCAGGGTCAAAAGGGATAAAATGGCCCAGAGCGTACCCGAGTGGGAAAATCTCCGGGAGATAGCTGCACAGATCAAAGCCCATACCATGTCCAGGCTTCCAGATTATCTGGAGATGTTTGAGGAAAATGCCACCAGACTGGGAGCTAAGGTTCATTGGGCTGTTGATGCCAGAGAACATAATGAGACGGTCTATCAGATCTTAAAAAATCATGGGGTCCAGCGGGTGGTTAAGAGTAAATCCATGTTAACCGAGGAATGCCACCTCAATCCTTTTCTGGAAGCCCGAGGAATTGAAGTCGTAGATACGGACCTGGGAGAGCGAATTGTTCAATTGGCTCAAGAACCTCCCAGTCATATTGTACTTCCGGCCATTCATAAAAAGAAGGAAGAGATCGGTGAGCTGTTTCATCGATATCTGCATACGGAAAAAGGAGCCTCCGATCCCACCTATCTCACCGAATCGGCTCGCGGTCATCTGCGGGAGAAGTTTTTGAAAGCCGATGCCGGCATTACCGGAGTGAATTTTGCCATAGCGGAAACGGGAGGATTGGTTATTTGTACCAATGAAGGGAATGCAGATATGGGGACTTCCTTGCCTCCTCTTCATATTGCCTGTATGGGCTTCGAGAAGTTGATCCCTAGAGCCCGGGATCTCGGGGTTTTTCTCCGACTTCTGGCTCGTTCTGCTACGGGCCAGCCGATTACTACCTATTCGGCTCATTTTCATGGGCCTCGTCCGGGAGGCGAACTCCATATCGTCATTGTGGACAATGGACGGAGCCAGATCCTACAAAAACCGGAATTCAGACGTACCCTCTCCTGCATACGTTGTGGGGCCTGCATGAATACCTGTCCGGTGTATCGGAGAAGCGGAGGACATAGCTATGATTCGGTGGTCCCGGGTCCCATCGGATCAATTTTATCCCCCGCCCAGGATCCTCAAAGATACTACAGTCTGCCCTTTGCGTCCAGCCTCTGTGGTTCTTGCACGGATGTTTGCCCGGTAAAAATCGATCTCCATCATCAACTCCTTGCCTGGAGAAAGGAATTGGTACTTCAGGGATTAATTCCCTTTTCTAAGCGACTGACGATGAAAGTCGTGGGATGGGTGTTTCAAAACACCTGGGCCTATGAAGGAACCGGTCGGTTAGTCCGCTGGATCGTACCCAAGCTTCCCCGATCCGTCCTTTATAATAGATGGAATGTCTGGGGAAAACAAAGAGAACTTCCGCCTTTCCCCAAAGAAAGCTTTCGGGAAATGTACCGGAAAAGGAAGGTTCAGGGGTCGGAGGCCAGGAACCGGAAGTAA
- a CDS encoding (Fe-S)-binding protein, whose translation MIKVGLFIPCYIDQLYPQVGMATLKVLERFNVEVDYPLDQTCCGQPMANAGCAADAAPLAEKFYRIFKDYPYVVCPSGSCTSMVRNHYDDYLKGKPGLEELKKKTFELCEFLTDVLKLEKIEGRFPYRVGLHQSCHGLRELRLAKSSERMGNPFSKVSPLLESLEGITLVKLSRPDECCGFGGTFAVGEEAVSCMMGKDRIADHEQSGTEVLTGVDMSCLMHLDGLIRRAGKPIRVMHIAEILAGD comes from the coding sequence ATGATAAAAGTCGGTTTGTTTATCCCCTGTTACATAGATCAGCTCTATCCCCAGGTAGGTATGGCTACCCTCAAAGTATTGGAGAGATTTAACGTGGAGGTAGACTACCCTTTGGATCAAACCTGTTGTGGACAGCCCATGGCAAATGCCGGATGTGCAGCAGATGCAGCTCCCCTTGCGGAGAAATTCTATCGGATCTTCAAAGATTATCCCTATGTGGTTTGTCCTTCGGGGAGTTGTACTTCCATGGTTCGTAATCATTACGATGATTACCTGAAAGGAAAACCTGGCCTGGAGGAGTTAAAGAAGAAAACCTTTGAGCTGTGTGAATTTCTTACCGATGTTTTGAAATTAGAAAAGATAGAAGGACGTTTCCCTTATAGAGTTGGATTGCATCAGAGCTGTCATGGCCTCCGTGAGTTACGTCTGGCCAAGTCCAGTGAACGGATGGGAAACCCCTTCAGCAAAGTGAGTCCCCTTCTGGAATCTTTAGAGGGTATAACCCTTGTGAAGTTGAGTCGTCCGGATGAGTGTTGTGGATTTGGGGGGACCTTTGCCGTGGGTGAGGAAGCCGTATCCTGTATGATGGGAAAAGATCGTATTGCCGATCATGAACAGTCTGGAACCGAAGTTTTAACCGGGGTTGATATGTCCTGCCTGATGCATCTGGATGGATTGATCCGTAGGGCCGGAAAACCGATCCGGGTGATGCATATTGCCGAGATATTGGCAGGAGATTAA